The window aaaacaaaaaataaagaaatctaGTGGCAAATAACGTAATTAACTCAAACTCTAAGGCCATAAACTCACTCACTTTTCTATAAAAACCAAACACTTCTCAACCTTCTCAAATCCTCTGTTtcattcttaaaataaaaaacccaaAACACAAAAATGTCTGGTTGCCGGAAAATCCTTCACATTGTCAAGCTCCGGCAGATGCTCCGGCAATGGCGTCAGAAGGCGGCGACGGCCACCCTAAACCGTCTCCCCTCCGACGTACCGGCCGGACACGTGGCTGTATGTGTGGGAACCACCCTTCGCCGGTTCATTATTCCTACATCTTACTTGAACCACCCGGTTTTCAGGACACTTCTAGTTCTAGCCGAGGAAGAATACGGTTTTACCAATTCCGGTCCATTAATGATCCCTTGTGAGGAAGAACTATTCGAGGAGATCTTAAATCAGTTGAACCGGTCCGATTCCGGTTCATCCCGGTTTGGAAATCTGAAATTTTTTCAAAGGAAATGTCATGTGGGTTTCTTAAGCAACG is drawn from Impatiens glandulifera chromosome 3, dImpGla2.1, whole genome shotgun sequence and contains these coding sequences:
- the LOC124932749 gene encoding auxin-responsive protein SAUR15-like gives rise to the protein MSGCRKILHIVKLRQMLRQWRQKAATATLNRLPSDVPAGHVAVCVGTTLRRFIIPTSYLNHPVFRTLLVLAEEEYGFTNSGPLMIPCEEELFEEILNQLNRSDSGSSRFGNLKFFQRKCHVGFLSNVDLWLESRALLHSCDDKSFW